CATTTTCCGATACGCATTTCGTCATGCCATGGGTCATGGTCGGTCCAAACTCCTCGATGTCCGGTTTGGGGTGTTTGCCGTTTGATTTCAATTCGCTGTCCACCTCATTCCGTACTGGCTCTTCCGATTCACTTCCAGTGTCTGAATCGTAGCTTTCCACAACATCCTCACATATTCCCCGATCCTGCTCCATTTCATTCGTCTGGCTGGCCTCCTTTAGCTCTTCTGTAACAAAGACTCCAAGGATTAAAGTCTGCGGATAGCTGTGAGCTTCATGGTGCATACCCATCGTCAACCGCTTCCGGCGCACGACCTTCGTAGACAAAGGTATCAGCTTCTTCTGTCGATGCAACAGTAGGCTACGCATGCGGACTAAGTTCTGCCTTGTCTTCCTAAACCGCTGCTTGCATTTCTTTTGTACCCAACGTTCCCAGTACAGTAGATTTTTCTTAATCTGGTAAAGAGCCTTATCGTAATTGTTCGAAAGCTTCACCTTCTTGCAATGCTTAACCGGAAATGGGTTACGTTCGGTTGTCACGATATACAGGAATATGACACCATTTTCTTCCCGCACTATCGCGTACTGACTGTTTGCGAACGGACAAGCCGGCTGCGAATAGCTTCCGGTAAGGTTGTACACATTGCTACATAAGTTTTGTGTATTTATCGTCCCTTGGAA
This region of Anopheles marshallii chromosome 2, idAnoMarsDA_429_01, whole genome shotgun sequence genomic DNA includes:
- the LOC128718521 gene encoding protein MAK16 homolog, whose amino-acid sequence is MERDEVTWDIISKQSCSFQGTINTQNLCSNVYNLTGSYSQPACPFANSQYAIVREENGVIFLYIVTTERNPFPVKHCKKVKLSNNYDKALYQIKKNLLYWERWVQKKCKQRFRKTRQNLVRMRSLLLHRQKKLIPLSTKVVRRKRLTMGMHHEAHSYPQTLILGVFVTEELKEASQTNEMEQDRGICEDVVESYDSDTGSESEEPVRNEVDSELKSNGKHPKPDIEEFGPTMTHGMTKCVSENDDCTSAGSTKKCDTSGNSRKLDIEDESALVVKELEEDSETNGMEQEQETSEELVENYDSDTGSESRLTLTITLRMDIEDYVSNMSINEA